In Leptospira licerasiae serovar Varillal str. VAR 010, the sequence ACTCCAAGGAACTCGCTTCCGTATTACCTGAGTTAAACGATAGAAATTTGCCCGGAATGGTCCCGTTTAATGTGATAGCCAAAGGTAAAGGACAATTTCACCAAGGGACAAGCGGAGAGCTTGTATTTAATTCAAATGAATATGGTAAAAAGATCCACTCTTGTCTTAGAAAAGCAGGCTTACCCTCTATCGTTCATAAAAATATGGAGGGAGTTCTTTGGGGAAAACTACTTTTCAATTTGAATAATAGCCTGAATGCACTTGCAGGTGTTCCTCTCAGAGAAGAATTGTCTCAACGAGCTTACAGAAAAATTTTAGCTTCTATGATCTTAGAAGGTTTGGAAATACTCAAACTTTCAGGAATCCAACCTGCAAGCGCAGGCAAAATGATCCCTTGGCTTGCGCCTATCATCCTAGGTCTGCCTGATTTATTATTTTTCAGAGTGGCTTCTTCCATGGTAAAAATTGATCCGGAAGCAAGATCCTCAATGTGGGAGGATCTGCATCACGGAAGAATTACCGAGATTTCCTATTTGAATGGAGAGATCGTAAGTTTAGCGGATAAGATCGGTCACAAAGCTCCGATCAATCGTAAGATCGTTTCTTTAATTGCAGAAGCGGAAAGCGGTTCCGGTAAATCTCAATACGATGCGGAAACGCTTTCCAATCTTTTAGGAATTGTTTAGGTTTCTTTGTCTGAAGGTCCAGAAGCTGTATCCTCGGACTTTCCTCTTCCAAAAATAAATCTTCTGACAGCATAGAATAAACCGATCGCGGCTGGGATCAGTAATTTTGCCCCTTTCAGTAAGAATCCACCGATCACCGCGAACAATCCTGCTTTTTTCAGGAGTCCTCCGGCGATCAAACCTCCGATCCCGTAAGCCGCTAAACTGTCTATTTTAGAATCGTAATCCGCGTAACGGTTTCCCTCCGAGAATTCCACACTCTTTAAGATCCTTCCTACATCATTCTCCACTCTTTTTAAAACGGAAATATCTCCGAGCACATTGAGCAAAAGATAGCCGCTTCTCCCTAAAACTCGAATATTATAATTGAGAGTGTTAACATCGGTTCCTTCGAATTTATATTCTTTTGCCCAATGCAACTTTTTGGCGGAAGCATCATAATAAGGAGAAGAAGCCCAACCGACTAATTCCAATCCGGAATATCCGTCTTTTTTCCTCTGTTCACTTTCTTCCTTAGCGGCTTCTCTCAGATCGGATAATAATTCGTCGTATTTGATCTCTTTGGAATCCTCATCGTCTACATGTCCTTCGTCCACATAATCGATTGTGATCGCATAAGATCCTAGATCCAAAGGTGTTTCGTTAGCGATAAATAAAATTCCTAATCCAGGTTCGCTTGTAGGAGGGTTTCCCCAAACATCTTCCAATACGATCTTACTATCTTTCGGATTTAGATATTTGTAACCTTTCGGGACTTGGATATTTGCAATCAGCTTTCCGTCCTTATTTGAAAGGGGGACTAAATTAGTTTCATACTTTAAGGATTTGATCCATTTTGTAAGGTCTGCATCTGTTTCAAATTTTTGTGCGGAAACAGGAAGATTCCATAAGATGGCCGTAAAAAAGAAAAAGGCCAAGAATCGACGAATCATATATTCTCTCCCGGATTGAATTCGAGTAACAAATACTATGCAGATCCAAAAGGAATTCGGACAACTAATAATGATTAAATTGGAAAAATATTTCGAAAAGTAGGAACTCTAAGGAGTTTTAGCCGCGAACAATCCAACGTCTTTTCTAACATGCTTTAGTTCCCATTCCTGAAGACTCAAACCTTCTTCCTCGGCCCTTCTGCTTCTATAAGAATTTAATAAACGATAAGTGATCGGATAGCCGAGTAATGCCAAAGGAATTCCAAAAGCAAAACCGCCAACGAACATTGGAAGTCCCATCTTATCGAATAAAAAAATTGTCCAATGATATAACCCGCCGATCAAATCCATGGACTCAGACTCTTTGGAAATAGCTAATAACGTGTCGAAACTGATCTGTTGGAAAGGAATTC encodes:
- a CDS encoding 2-dehydropantoate 2-reductase, coding for MSFSPKFAILGSGSIGTYIGAYLLKAGYPVVFVGRERLKQEIQLFGLGISDYKGNSFTLAPSQVRYVTDIKEAKDANVFLITVKSKDTIEVGKSIRSLFSSEELSKIIVVSFQNGVRNSKELASVLPELNDRNLPGMVPFNVIAKGKGQFHQGTSGELVFNSNEYGKKIHSCLRKAGLPSIVHKNMEGVLWGKLLFNLNNSLNALAGVPLREELSQRAYRKILASMILEGLEILKLSGIQPASAGKMIPWLAPIILGLPDLLFFRVASSMVKIDPEARSSMWEDLHHGRITEISYLNGEIVSLADKIGHKAPINRKIVSLIAEAESGSGKSQYDAETLSNLLGIV
- a CDS encoding DUF2167 domain-containing protein, which encodes MIRRFLAFFFFTAILWNLPVSAQKFETDADLTKWIKSLKYETNLVPLSNKDGKLIANIQVPKGYKYLNPKDSKIVLEDVWGNPPTSEPGLGILFIANETPLDLGSYAITIDYVDEGHVDDEDSKEIKYDELLSDLREAAKEESEQRKKDGYSGLELVGWASSPYYDASAKKLHWAKEYKFEGTDVNTLNYNIRVLGRSGYLLLNVLGDISVLKRVENDVGRILKSVEFSEGNRYADYDSKIDSLAAYGIGGLIAGGLLKKAGLFAVIGGFLLKGAKLLIPAAIGLFYAVRRFIFGRGKSEDTASGPSDKET
- a CDS encoding DUF2062 domain-containing protein encodes the protein MNLLRTIWRIIHKQIILPFQESYAPIHEVCLGTTVGLLWSMTPLVGVQMYLGLGTWLILRLFRIRFYLPIAIAMIWITNPVTLPFFYSLFYWIGKQVLLLFGIPFQQISFDTLLAISKESESMDLIGGLYHWTIFLFDKMGLPMFVGGFAFGIPLALLGYPITYRLLNSYRSRRAEEEGLSLQEWELKHVRKDVGLFAAKTP